A window of Exiguobacterium sp. Helios genomic DNA:
ACTGTCTCGTCTTCAGAAAGATTTCGGGAAGCCGCAATCATACACTTCTCAGCCATTGCCTTTGAAATTCCCATAGCATTAACTGGATAGACTGCTTTATCTGTACTTAATAAAACGACACGTTCCACATTATGATACTTCGCAGCACGAAATACATTATCTGAACCTTGGACATTTGTCTTGATTGCTTCCATTGGATAAAACTCACATGAAGGGACTTGCTTTAATGCAGCAGCATGAAAAACATAATTTACATCCTTCATTGCGTCAGCGATACTGTTGTAGTCTCTAACATCACCAATATAATATTTAACTTTATCGTTTTGAATTAAGTTACGCATATCATCTTGTTTTTTCTCGTCACGGCTAAAGATACGTATTTCTTTGATATCTGTATCAATAAATCGTTTTAACACTTGATGACCAAATGATCCTGTCCCGCCTGTAATTAATAATATTTTATCTTTGAACATTTTATGTACTCCAATCTATAAAAACTTAATTTTTTTCGAAATAGCTATCCATTTCATTCATCAAGTTTTTCTTGTTGAATTTTTCCTCACAATATTTTTTAGAATTCATACTCATTTCATTTAATTCTTCAGACGATAAATTAACAAATTGAATTACATTAGTAATCATTGAATTAACATCATTTGGTGAACTTGATAAGCCAGATAGTGATTCTTTAATAATGGAATCACACTCTCCTTCAACTGAAGCCAAGACCGGCATACCACATGCCATATATGATTGTAATTTCGCAGGAATTGTCATTGAAAATAATTTACTATTTGCTAGAGTAAGAACTGCAACATCATGCTCTGCTAGGATTTCCGGAATTGCCTCTGCAGGTTGTTTATTTACGAAAGTAAACATGTCGTCTACATCATTCATCTTAACTAAGCTTATGAGCTCAGATTTATAGCGTCCATCACCAACTAAAGTGAATTTTATTTGTTTCTTTAGATTTAGTTTTTTCACTTCAGCAGCTACTTTCGGCAAAATATCCAAACCTTGTGCATTACCAATATTACCTGTGAAGACAAACGAAAGAATATCTTTTTCTTCATGAACCTCTTTATTCTCTATTACTCTATAAAACTCTTCAGCATATTGAGGCCAAAATTTTAATTTTTCTAATGGAACACCTCTTTTAGAAATTGCTGTGACAAAGCTGTTGGAAGTTGTAAAAATTTTTGTTGTTCTTTTATAAATGTAATCAACCATTTTTCCAATCATATTCAAAATCTTTTTGTTATGAATACCTGTTACAATTTCTACATTTTCCGGCCATAGATCTTGTACGTATAAAAAACAAGGTATTTTCTTTTTTTGTGCAAACCATATTCCCGGAAGCGCTTGAGTCATAGGAGAAACTTCAAATATAAATACATGTGTAGGTTTTAATTTGGAAAATACTGACCATAGTCCACCGCTTATTACGAACGAAATATAATTTAAGACTAAATTAAAAGCTGAATTTCCTCTTGGAACGATTGGTAAGCGAATAATATTTATTCCTTCATAATTTTCTCTATTCTTTTTATTAAATCCGTATCCCTCAAAAAATTTCCCTTGAGGATAGTTTGGAATCCCTGTCACTACAGTTACTTCGTATCCTCGTTCAATCCATTCCTTACACATATCATTTATTCGAAAAGTTTCCGGAAAAAAATACTGGCTAATCACTAGTATATGTCGTTTATTCAAGGTATATCCCTCTCCGTTTTTACTATACTTTCATAGAAATCATTCACCCAATAATCATTTAAGATTTGATGCTCTGACAATTTTTGATCATAGACTAAATTTCCAAATAGCTTATTAAAAATTTCTTGTTTTTTTATTAGTTTTTTTATTAAATAATTAAACCCTGGTACAAGAATTACTTTTTTGTCATTTACTTCAGCAATTGTTTTAACCAGTTCAGAAGTAGTCACGTAGGATTTATTTTGAGGGAAAAACGTACCCTTAACATCTTTTAAAATAATAGCTGTAATGAATGAAGATAAATTATCTATATGTAGCATACTTCTTTCGTTATAAAAATCTGGGAATACAGGAGTAAGTTTCGATAACTTAGATAGTTTCGAATAATTTCCTTTCGAGTTTCTTCCATAAATCATTGGTGGTCTAATAATTGCAATTTTAAAACTATCATTTTCTAGTGACCTTATTAGATTTTCTGCCTGAAGTTTACTATCCCCATAAAAATTGGATGGTACTGGAACAGTACTTTCATCAATCTTTGGATCATTAAGATTGCCCTCACCATATACAATTATACTGCTCATAAAAATAAATTGTTTCACACTATCTCGCCTTGATTTTTTTGCTAATTCCAAAGTTAAATCACGATTCACTTTGTAGTATTTCTCTTTAAGTTTTGGATTTCGAGACGAATGTGCTATTCCTGCTAAGTGTAAAACTACATCATAATTTGAAAAACTTTTTTCTTTCCATTCATTTGTTCTAACATTTATAAAATCCATATCAATATCTATAGAATTTAGTTTAATCCAATTATAAAATGCAGTACCTATATAGCCATTTTCTCCTGTTACAAGAACTTTTTTCATGATTTAGTTACTCCTTTGTACTTGCAACTTCTTTTACAGTAGTTTTTCCTGTGCCGCCTTCAACTACCCCGTCACTTTTCAAAACACTAAAAATTGTTGCTACGAAACATCGTGTATCCATCATGATTCCCATTCGCTTGACATATTCTCCATCCAGCTTGGCCTTAATTTCAATCGGTAGTTCATCTCGACCGTTGATTTGTGCCCAACCTGTTAAACCGGGTAATGTATCATTCGCTTGGTATTTATCTCGCTCGTCGATCAAATCGTACTGGTTCCACAACGCCGGACGTGGCCCTACAAATGCCATCTCACCTTTCAAAATGTTAAAGAGTTGTGGCAATTCATCGAGGCTTGTTTTTCGTAGGATTTTACCGACACGCGTGATGTACACATCTGGATCCGCTAACAAGTGGGTTGGTGTATCATTTGGTGTTTCGATATACATCGTTCGGAATTTTAGAATATTAAAATGATTTTTATTTAGACCGACTCGTTTTTGCTTAAAGAATACTGGCCCTCGTGACTCCACCTTGATGGCAGCCATAATGAAGATAAAAACAGGAATCAATACTAAACAGGCAACGAAGGCAATCGAAAATCCAAGTGGACGTTTGATTTTTAAGTAATTCAAATTTCATTCCTCCTTTTAGACATCGTTCGTCAGACTAAATTTTCTTCACGAACCACTACATCATTCGCAATATCAAGTAAGATGTTTCTTAATTGCAGTGGTGCATTCTTATGTCGATCCACTATATTCAAAATATCTATGACTGGTTCTTTTTGA
This region includes:
- a CDS encoding NAD-dependent epimerase/dehydratase family protein, producing the protein MKKVLVTGENGYIGTAFYNWIKLNSIDIDMDFINVRTNEWKEKSFSNYDVVLHLAGIAHSSRNPKLKEKYYKVNRDLTLELAKKSRRDSVKQFIFMSSIIVYGEGNLNDPKIDESTVPVPSNFYGDSKLQAENLIRSLENDSFKIAIIRPPMIYGRNSKGNYSKLSKLSKLTPVFPDFYNERSMLHIDNLSSFITAIILKDVKGTFFPQNKSYVTTSELVKTIAEVNDKKVILVPGFNYLIKKLIKKQEIFNKLFGNLVYDQKLSEHQILNDYWVNDFYESIVKTERDIP
- a CDS encoding sugar transferase, encoding MNYLKIKRPLGFSIAFVACLVLIPVFIFIMAAIKVESRGPVFFKQKRVGLNKNHFNILKFRTMYIETPNDTPTHLLADPDVYITRVGKILRKTSLDELPQLFNILKGEMAFVGPRPALWNQYDLIDERDKYQANDTLPGLTGWAQINGRDELPIEIKAKLDGEYVKRMGIMMDTRCFVATIFSVLKSDGVVEGGTGKTTVKEVASTKE
- a CDS encoding glycosyltransferase family 4 protein, producing the protein MNKRHILVISQYFFPETFRINDMCKEWIERGYEVTVVTGIPNYPQGKFFEGYGFNKKNRENYEGINIIRLPIVPRGNSAFNLVLNYISFVISGGLWSVFSKLKPTHVFIFEVSPMTQALPGIWFAQKKKIPCFLYVQDLWPENVEIVTGIHNKKILNMIGKMVDYIYKRTTKIFTTSNSFVTAISKRGVPLEKLKFWPQYAEEFYRVIENKEVHEEKDILSFVFTGNIGNAQGLDILPKVAAEVKKLNLKKQIKFTLVGDGRYKSELISLVKMNDVDDMFTFVNKQPAEAIPEILAEHDVAVLTLANSKLFSMTIPAKLQSYMACGMPVLASVEGECDSIIKESLSGLSSSPNDVNSMITNVIQFVNLSSEELNEMSMNSKKYCEEKFNKKNLMNEMDSYFEKN